The Methanothermobacter sp. CaT2 DNA window GTGACCCACAAGGTCCTCCCTTGTTTTAACATTGTAGAACCTTTCAAGGTCATAGAACCTCTCGAGGAGGTCATCGACGAAGTTTGCAACCCTCAACAGGTAGTCTGCACAGTCCTCGGAGATGACAACATCCTGGACCCTCAGTTCAAGTATCTGGTCCTCATCCTCAAGTTCATCTCCATAGCAGTCCCTGGTGTAGCCAAGCTCCCTGAGCCTTTCAACACTCACACCCACCTCACGGGGCGTGAAGTGTGTCAGGGGGAGGTCTGTGGAATCATGGCGTATCGTGGCATCCTTGAAGGTGTAAACATCATTTTTGGCCCTCAGTATACCCTTTTCGAGGGGTTCAGGGAATTTTTCGCTGGATATCATACCCTCAACCCCCTTTATTTCATCTAACTTACGCACAGAAACATTTTCAGCCGCCCTTTTCAGAAGGGCCGCCAGGTTGATATTTCTCTTACCTGGCTCTCCTATCACGGTCCTTGAGCCGCAGCTCGGGCAGATGGACTGCATGGAGCTGACCCTGCATGATGGACAGGTGGCACGTCCTATTTCAACGGTAATGGAACCCTTCTTTGCAGCGTCGGGTATGTTACGCCGGCTACCCCCATACTTTCCGATGGGGAAGAGGACATGGGGGGCTGGTCTCATCTTTCTCTCCTTGGTCTTTTCAGGCCGCCCGACACGTGTGCCGATGTAGGTGGGGGCCTTCTTCATTATTCTGACCGGGGAGACCCTGTTCAGTGCCTCCACAGTATCAGATGAATCCTCAAGGGGCTTCCTGAGGGTCTTTATAAGTGCATGGGCGTCATCATACCCTATAACTACCCTGGAATCCTTCACCCTGTGAGGGACCCCAAGGATCTCCAGTATCCTCTTCTCTGGTCTGAGCTCAAGAACTAGTTCATCCTCCAGCTGTGAGGTGTTAAGCCACTCCCTGAGCATGTTGAGTTCCCTGACGGTCACATCATGATAGAAGTAGGTGTAGCGTGGATGCAGGGGTACATCGTATTCCTCTGAAATCCTGAAGGCATCCCCGGCACTCACCTCCAGTTCATTCCAGCGGGTCCTGTAGTATGATAGGTTGAGGGGGTCGTCCCCGGGATATTTAGGGGATGAGAGGATGGTCTGCATCCACCACTCCTCGCACCAGCCCGCCGGCATCAGGACGTGGTTGTTCCTTAAAAATTCACCGAAGGCCACCAGCATATCACCGAGGAAGAGTATCTCCTCAACCTCTGACCTGACCCGGGACGCGGTTTCAGCATCCTCAATCCGTATAACGTCACCGTTCCTGAGTTTGACCACGGGTCCATCTATTGTGTCGACCGGGACCACACAGTTACCCTTACCTGGCCTTTCGATTTTCATCTGGGTCCCGACGGCCAGAAACTGGAGGAGCTCCATTGTGGCAGGGTGCACCCCCATGGCTGCAAGGCCGGTGTTACGGGCCCTCCCGTACCTCAAACGGAAGGCACCCTTCTCTGAGGGGTAGGCAAGGACGGGTCTTCCACCTATTATATCCTCAACGTATTTGCTGTCTGCCTTCACAACAACCTTTTCCTCTCCTTCACCCTTCTTGGGTGCCTTTGAGAACTTTTCAAGCCAGTCCCAGCCCTCAAGTTTCAGCTGCTTGGCATACTTGAGGACCTTGGGTGCCTTCTGTATAACCCCCTCAACCATGGCCAGGAGGGCGCCCCCACGGATGTTGTTTGTTTCAACCCTTTCAAGGTCCCTGTGGGACACCTCCACCTTATCCGTGGGTTCCCCTGTCACCTCAACAGGGATTTTGCTGGCTGCAAGGCGCACCTCATCGGGCTTCGGTGAGTACTGGAGGTTCGTGACCTCTGATTCATAGAGTTCAACCTCCTCAACGTACCTTTCAATCTCCCTCTCTACTGGTTTGTACCTGTCCAGACCCACAGCCAGGCGTATGTAATCTGCTATGAGGACTGAGAGGGCGGCGGCTGTACCCCCTGCGCTCCTGATGGGCCCTGCGAAGTACACTGCCAGGTACCTGGATTTGTCGAAGTTTTCCTTTATCCTGACTTTGGCTATACCCTCAAGGGGCGCTGCAACCACGCCCTCAGTGAGTATTGCAAGGGCGGTCCTCAGGGCCTGATCTGCCAGTTTTTCCCTCTCCTCGGGGTCATCGTCGGGAACAGCCTGGGAGGCTATCTCAGCCGCGATCTGGAATGCAACCTCCTCACGTCCCCTGTCAGCTTCAAGTTCCTTTATTCTCCTGGCTATTCCCTCGGGACCAACAAGCCCCTCAACACGTTCAGCAAGATCCTTGGCAAGCGGTATCTCAGGGGTGGTGCTTACATCAAGCCCCCTGGACCTCGCCTTTCTTGCGATCTCATAGAGGCGTTCTGTCTCCCTTTCAAGCTCATTGAAGTAGTCCATCATGATACATCACACGTAAACCTGAACTCCATTGAATTGTCTTTCAATAATCTGTGGATGTCCTTCAGTTTCAGCTAGTGAAACTTATATTATATGGTATCTGCAGAGATATAATAAGTTTTATACATCAAACTTATGGTGATTTTTCATGGCAAAGAAGGATAAGAAGACACTTCCACCCAGCGGTGCAGGTCTTGTAAGGTACTTTGAAGAGGAGACAAAGGGACCGAAACTCACACCGGAACAGGTAGTTGTGATGAGCATAATACTGGCAGTGTTCTGCCTTGTACTCAGATTTTCGGGATGATCAAGGAGTGTTAAGATGGCCATTCATCCAGTTGAATTCAGGTACGGGACACCCGAAATGAGGGTTATCTGGGAGGCTGAAAATAAGCTCCAGAAGATGCTCGACGTTGAGGCGGCCCTTGCACAGGCAGAGGGCGAACTTGGAATTATACCTGCTGAAGCGGCCTCTGAGATAGTCAGGAAGGCCAGCACAGAATTTGTAACCCTTGAAAGGGTTAATGAGATTGAGAGGGACACAAAGCATGATATAGCATCCCTTGTAAAGGCCCTTGCAGAGCAGTGTGAGGGTGACGCAGGGGAATATGTGCACTTCGGTGCAACATCCAATGACATTGTTGACACATCCAATTCTCTGCTTCTCAGGGACTCAATCTCGGTTCTCAGGGATAAACTCACCAGGGTACTTGAGGTTCTCCTTGATCTGGCGGATGAAAACAGGGACAGGGTCTGCATCGGAAGGACCCATGGACAGCACGCCCTCCCAACCACCTATGGCATGAAATTCGCCATCTGGGCAGATGAGATCCACCGGCAGCTGGAGCGCCTTGATGCGTGCAGTGAAAGGCTCTGTGTCGGGATGATGACAGGGGCCGTCGGGACCACAGCGGCCCTGGGGGAGGAGGGCCTGGAGGTCCATGAGAGGGTCTCAGAGATACTGGGACTCAGACCGGTCCTGATATCCAACCAGGTCGTCCAGAGGGATAACCATGCAGAGTTCATAATGGTCCTTGCCAACATAGCCACAACCCTTGATAAGATAGCCCTCGAGATCAGGAACCTTCAGAGGACAGAGATAATGGAGGTTGGAGAGAAATTTGACCCTGAGAAACAGGTGGGCAGCAGTACCATGCCTCATAAGATGAACCCAATAACTGCAGAGAGGATATGTGGTATTGCGCGTGTTATAAGGTCCTATGTTGTCGCGGCCCTGGAGAACAACCCATTATGGCATGAGAGGGACCTCACAAATTCATCATCCGAACGCATAATCCTTCCTGAGGCATGCATCCTCACGGACTACATACTTAAACTGACACTGGATGTCCTCTGCAACCTCGTCTTCTACCCTGAGAATATTAAGAGGAACCTTGAATTCACAGGAGGCCTGATAATGGCGGAGAGGCTCATGGCTGAGCTAACAAGGAGGGGCATGGGTCGGCAGACAGCATATGCAGCTGTACGCCAGTGTGCCATTGAGGCCAGCAGGACAGGAAGAAGCCTCAGGGATGTGGTCCTTGAGAGATCCGAGATCATGGATTACCTTACAGTGGAGGACCTTGAGGAGATAATGAACCCTGAGACCTACATCGGATCAGCCAGGAGGATGGTTGAGAGGGTCCTTGAGGAATCAGAAAAATGGCTCTGATCGGTCTGGAAGACACATATTCTTCTTAATACCTCAAAAAATCTTCTCATAAATTTTTATATGTCCTGCCACCATAAATTAATATGGTGATAAGATGGATTTAAAAGAAATAAAGTCTGTGAGGGTTGTTCCCTACACAATAATGAACTCCTCCATAGGGGCGATATGGGCATTCATATTCGCTCTCCTGATCCTTATATTCGCTGGGGCAATTTCATCTGCCCTTCCAGCTGAAGTAAGGTCTCTTGGGGGGATAATTACTGGCATATCCGTCGTTGGACTGGTGGTCCTGCCGGTGGGTGTATTTCTGCTCAGCATCGTGGAATCTTTTCTGTGGGCATACATTTACAATGGACTGACACCACGCCTTGGAGGCATCAAGCTTGCTCTGATAGCTATGGAGAAGGTGGAGTCCTTTGACATCGTGAGCACATCACTGATACTCTCCGCGGTGGCAGCGCTTCTGAACTTCATATACCAGCTTTTAGCAGCCCCTCTCCAGTGGATATTCTTCAACACCGTGGCTAACATTGCAAAGACAGTTGAACCATCTGCTGTATCAAGCATGGCTGCGGTTGGATCTGCAACGGCACTCGGGACTGTCATAAACATCGTGTTAACACCGGTAATGACATTCATAGCATCCTTCGTGATAATTGCCATAGGCCTCCTCCTCTACAACTTCCTGGCACCCCGGATAACACCCATAAAACTGAAACTCAGCGAGTTCGGTGAGGGCCTTGTGAGTATAGATGGGATAGAGGCCATACCACTTGGACTCATAACCGGGTCAATCGCCGCGGTCCTTGGTTTAATAGTGGGGCTAATAGCACTGATCATTTTAGCCATTGCAGGAGAGTACACTGCAGGTATCCTCATACTTGTGGCTTTAACAGTCGGCGCATTCATCTGGGCATTCATAGCATATGCAGTCACAGCCCTCTTCTACAATGTACTGGCACCAAGGATAGGTGCAGTTCAGATAAGGCTCGAATAGAGGTTTTATTCCCAATTAATTTTTCTTTCTGCCAAAAACAGACCGGGTGATGCAGAGACCCTTAATTTCCCCCATACGAACAGTCCCCAATATGAATGCCTTATTAAATGAATAATATATAACATACATTTAAACCCTTATAAAGGTGTTACCAGGCAGCCGATGCTTTTCAAGGGGTCACATTTAATATGGATGCTGGACATAAAATTACTTAGACATTAGATTTTATAAGGAGTTATGTGGTGATCCTGTGATTGATGATTCACGTCTTCTGGCTGCAATGCCAACAAAGGCAGAAACATGTGTACTGAAAAATAATGGTGTAAGGGAAAAATTCAGCCATGAAAAGCTTGTAAAATCCCTCCTGAACCTGGGGGCCAGTTTATGGACCTCCGAGAATGTGGCCTCAGAGGTTGCAAGGTCTGTCTACAATGGAATAACCACCAAGGAGATAAAGATCCTGGTCTACGACTCCCTCAGGAAGGTGGATGAGGAACTGGCAGATCGTTACCTTGCAGCCAACAGGCTCAGGGTGAGGACATCAAGGGATAAGATAGAGACCTTTGACCAGAAGAAGATAGAGGACAACCTCATAAGGGAGACTGGCGCCTCAGAGGATGTTGCAAGGGAAATCGCCACCGAGGTCTGGAGGGAGCTCAAGAAACTGAACGTGGAATACCTCACAGCCCCCATGATAAGGGAGGTTGTTAACACAAAGCTCATAGAGCACGGCCTTGAGACCCTCAGGAAGAGGTACACACGTCTCGGGATCCCGGTCTACAACATCACAAACCTCATAGAGAACGGCTCCAGGGACAACGCCAACATGATCCATAACCCTGAAACCGTCCACAAGTACGTGGCTGATGAGGCCCTCAAACAGTACTCACTGCTCCACATACTCCCCTCCAGGCTCGCAGACGCCCACATGTCAGGCGACATACACATCCATGACCTCGAATTCTTCGCTGCACGGCCACTTAACTGCCTGCAGCACGATCTCCGGCTATTCATAAGGCACGGGCTCCGGGTTGATGGTACAGGGGATCACACATCAGTTGCAGGACCACCAAAGCACCTGGAGACCCTAATGAACCATGCAGGGGAGATAATGCTTGCATCCCAGCAGAACATGTCCGGCGGCCAGGCCATGAGCCTCTGGAACGTCTTCGTGGCACCCTTCGCCTCAGGGCTGCCCTATGAGAAGATCAAACAGGCGGTCCAGATGTTCATATTCAACCTCAACATGGCCTACGCTGCAAGGGGAAGTCAGGTACCATTCACAAGCATAAACCTGGAGTTCGGGGTCCCTGAGTTCCTTGAGGACGAACCAGCCTATGGGCCCCGCGGGGAGTATGCTGGTGTATACGGTGACTTCGCTGAGGAGGCAAGGCTGCTCACAAGGGCCTTCACTGAGGTCCTCCTGGAGGGTGATGCCGATGGGAAGCCCCACCTCTTCCCCAACACCATATACTCCCTCCGGAGGGAGACCTTCAGGGGGGAATTCGATGAGGAACTGAGCCTGGTCCATGAACTGGCATCCAAGTACGGGACAGCCTACTTCATAAACATGCTGGCGGATTACAGGGGCAAGATGGCAAACTACATGGGCTGCCGTACGAGCCTTGCAGATAACTGGACAGGTGACTGGGAGAAGGACTGCCTCAGGACAGGAAACCTTGCCTACATAACCCTCAACCTCCCCAGGATAGCCTACCAGTCACGGGATGATGATGAACTATTCGAGTACCTTGATGAGTACATTGACATGGCGGTTGAGGTGCTCAGGATAAGGAGGAGCCAGGCTCAGAGATGCCTGGACGACTACCACCTGCTCCCATTCCTCTCCCAGGAGATAGACGGTGAGAGGTACTACCGTATAGAGAATGCGACAATGAGCTTCGGATTCACGGGACTCAATGAGATGCTCGAGTACCACCTCGGGGCAGGTATACAGAGCCCTGAAGCCAACAGGTTCGGCCTGAGGGTCATAGAGCACATAAATGAACGTGCAGCTGAACTCAAAAAGGAGACAGGATGGCGGTGGAGTGTCCTCCAGACACCTGCGGAGTCCACAGCCCACAGATTCGCAATGCTGGACCATGAGCATTACCCTGAGGAGGCTGTGCTCCAGGGCACCGAGGGGGCATACTACTACACCAACTCCAGCCACACACCTGTGAATGCAGAGGTGGACCTTGTTGAGAAGATAAGGATCGAGGAGAAGTACCACCCATTGACACCTGGCGGGCACATATTCAATGCATGGCTGGGTGAGGCGAAACCTGACCCAGCAGCCCTTGAGGGCCTCACCAGGAGGATCTGCAGGAGGAGTGACATAGGATTCTGGGCGTACAGCAATGCCCTGAGCTTCTGTCTGAGGTGCAAGACCCTCATGAGGGGTCTGCAGGATTCCTGTGCACGTTGCGGCGAGAGGGATGAGGTTGAGTGGTATGACAGGATCACAGGTTACGTACAGCAGGTGGGCCGTGCCAAGTCCTCAAGCGGTGGCTGGAACAGGGGTAAACAGCAGGAACTTCTTGATAGACGAAGAATAGACCTCTGAGTTTAATATGGTTTCAGCCACTAACTGAATCTCTTTTATTTTTGCCGGTATGCCAATAGCTAATTTCTCAGTTGAATGACAGAGAACAAACCAGTGCCTCAATTTTCAATATTAGAAGGTAGCCAGCCGTGACAGAATAAAAAATAGAAGAGAAGCTGATGTTCTTTTTCAAGTGCTTTGGTGTCTATCCTGACCGTGACAGAATAAAAAAATAGGAGAGAAGCTGGAGAACCACTGGGAGGATTCAATCTTCAGGGAAACCTCACAGGAACGGTCTGGGACTCTGATGAGCCACCGAATCCATGTGCTATCATGGTGTGCCTTCCTGCATCGCCTGCCACAACGAGAACAACATCAGCGGGGCTCCTGGTTATATGGACCATGCCATCCACAATGAGACCCTCATCCAGCTTCCTCCCCCCACGGTCAGCCATCTCTGCAGGTACAACAGCTCCCTCATGGATATAGTTTTTAACATCATCCCGTGTCCATCCATGGGATGCAAGTGTCTCTGCATGTTCCGGGCTCATAATCACAAGGAGCTCCCCAGGGACGTGGCTGTTGTTACAGCCGGCGGTGGAAGCTGTATGGATTATGGTGTCAAGGAGGTCCTCGGGTCTCTGGCTACGGTGGTCATTCACGTTATGGGGAGCCTCAACCCCCAGGAGGGTCACCGCACTATCTTCACCTGATAGGCCCCTCTCAACGTGTAAAGGTTCCCAGGGGCTCTCCTCCTCATTCTCTGCAAGGCAGTAGGTGTACTTTGCAGGGGAACCCATGGTGGCATGGTCCCCAACACCGGGCACAGCCCCGGCTATGTTCATGAGGCAGAGCCTCAGTGCACGCCCAAGGCTTGCACCTGGAAGGTTTCCAGGTCCAAGGCACCCTGCCCCTGGATTGAAGTTCAGATCCCTGACCACGGGTCCGTTGACCACCACCGCGACTGATACAGGATGGGTTGTGGCGTTTATACCTGCAAGGTTGAATTCATCCCTTCCGATACCCTCAATGCATGATTCAAGGAGCGGCATCATCTGGGGTATGCAGCCAGCCATGACAGCATTAACAGCCACCTTCTCCACAGTCGCAATCCCCATCCGGGGGGGTAACGTCGCTATGACATCCCCGGGTTTTCTGGCTGTGTATCTGTAGAATTTCTCCACACGTCCCCTTGTGGGGGGTATGATGGGGAGACCATCGGTCATCCTCTTCTCATAGAACTCAAGGCTGACCCTCTCAGGGTCGGGGTCTACCATGACCTTCATATCCTCCTCTGATGAACCGCAGAGCCTGTTATCATCCAGGAGGTCATCTATGAGGCATCCGCAGGATTTGTCAATTTTAACCAAACTATCACCTCAGATGGTCCACTATGGCGGGCATAATCTTCCTGGCCTTCCTGAGGATCTCCTCAGTTTCCAGTCCAGCCACGGGATGTTCTATCTCAACTATCCGGAGGCCCGGCATCCCATGGGCGGCTGCAAGTTTCTCTGCATATTCCCTGAAAGTGTCTGAACAGATGGAGATTGTTGGAACCCCCATGCCCTCCAGACGAATCGCGTCAAGGATCACCCAGGTTGTGCAGGAGCCGCAGTCACCCAGGGCGAGTATGCAGAGGTCCCCCTCCCCGGCCCTGTTTATCTGGTCCTCTGATGCAGGCGCACCGGCGGGTTTCTCAGACCACAGGAACCTTAAACCTTCAAGGGAGGACTCAACAGCCTCAAGTATGGTCCTGGCCCCGGGTTTGGTGTTGTCGAGGAGGGTGACTGTCTTAACATCACCCACCCCGTTGACAGGCATCTCATCCATGCATGTATCTGCCAGAGGGTCCATCACATCCCTTTCAACAATCCTGACCTTCATTTCAGGCCTCCAGTCTTAGCCTCCTTATCACGAAGTCCCTCTCAAGTGAGAGGAGGAATGAAGCCGCCCTTGGCCCCATCTTCTTACCTATGAGGACCCTGTATATTGCCTGGAATGCCTTCTGGGGTTTAAGTCCATGCCTTCGGAGTATGCTGTACATCTCGTCGTGGAGTTCCTCGGCGGTCATCTCCCTGGACTCCATGAGGTCCGCAACGTCCTGAAGGAATTTCAGCTGCGGCTCTGATAATTCAACATCAGGGAGCTCCTCCCGAACCTGGAACTTGACGAATTCAGGAGCATAGAGTCTCAACCAGTTTTTAACGTTCTCTATACGCTCATTCAGCTGTTCGAGCTGTTTATCTGTGAGCTGATCCAGTTCAAGGTCCATTAACTCCTCTGGAAGCTGTGAGTTTCTCCTGAGGATATCATAGAGCCTTTCAGGGTCATCACCCGCGATCTGGCAGGCAACCGTCATGAAGCGGTAGGAGGGCCGGAGGGGTAGATCGAATTCCTCTATCATTGAAACCCTGTAGATGTTCCTGAGCTTCTGCTCCTCCTTCTCTGATGCAGCATCCTCCATCCCATAGTAGATCCTCTCTGTCCGGTCGAACTGGTCCATCAGGTCAAGGAAGGGCATGTCCGGGTTGAAATCCTTGTGCTTCATGGGCTTGCTCCTGAATATGAAGTAGTTGAGGCTCTCAGGAGGTCCTATCTCAAGCCACTGGCCCGGTGTGAAGAAGACACCCCTTGACTTGGACATGGCCTCACCCCGGAGGGTTATCCACTCGTAGGGAACAGGGTAGGGTGCAGGATAGTCAAATATCTCCTCGGATATGATGCTGCTGACGTCATAGGAACCGCCACTTGCTGCATGGTCCTTACCGAAGGGTTCACAGGTGACGCCGAGGATCTTCCACCTTGCAGCCCACTCAACTCTCCAGGTGAGTTTACCGAGCCCCGATTTTATATCCATCTCCCCATCGAAGCCGCATTCGCACCGGTACCAGACGGTATCCCCACTAAAGTCATAGGCCTCCGTCGTGTTCACGCGGCCACACTTCTCACAGATCGGGTTGTAGGGTAGCCAGTCATCCCGCAGGGGCCTGTCCCTGAACCTGTTGAATATCTCCCTTATCTCAGGGGCCCTTTCAAGGGATGTTCTTATGTAGTCATTGTAGAGGCCCTCGGTGTACATACGGGCCCCGGAGTAGTGTTCGACGCCTATCCTGAACCTTCCAAGGGCCTCCAGGAAGGGCCTCTGGAAGTGTTCGACGAAGCTCTCACAGCAGCCCTCAGGGCAGGGTATCATGGAGTAGGGCACCCCGAGGTACTTCTCGTAGCTTTCAGGGAGGGGGTAGGGTACCTTTCTGAGGGGGTCGTGGTCGTCGGCTATCCAGACGGTCCTTGATTTGAACCCGTCCTTTTTGAGGGATTTGGCTATGGAGCTTGCTATGAAAACGTCGCAGGAATTACCTATGTGTATTGAGCCGGATATGGATGTTCCGCTGGCAACAACGTGCTCTTCAACATCTCTCTCCTTCAGTTCATCAGCTATCCTTTCAATCCAGTGCTTCAAAGAGATCACCTGTAAAAAACGTGATAGAATCAGTGCAACAAAAAAGTGTGTGAACTTCAAAATATATTAATCTTCTCTAAAAAAAGGAGTGGGTGGTTCAGTCGAAGATCCTTGTATCTGCACTGTCAAGCCACTCGTTAACGATCTTGACCGCGCAGTATTCCCCACACATTGTACAGGTATCAGGGTCCTCAGGGGGCCTCTCATCCCTTATACGCCTGGCTTCAGCAGGGCACATCGCGGCATCGAACTGGGCCTCCCAGTTGAGCTTCTTACGGGCGTTGGCCATTTCGAGGTCCTTCTCCCCGTTGTGGATACCCTTGACCATGTCCCCCACATAGGCACCTATCCTTGTTGCTATGACACCCTCCTTCACATCATCCGGGTATGGGAGGGCAAGGTGCTCCGCCGGTGTGACGTAGCATATGAAGTCTGCACCTGCAGCAGCTGATGCGGCAGCCCCTATGGATGACACTATGTGGTCATAACCGGCCCCTATATCCGTGACTATGGGTCCCAGCATGTAGAATGGGGCTCCCCTGCAGAGTTTCTTCTGGAGTATCACATTGGCCTTTATCTCATTGAGGGGTATGTGGCCCGGGCCCTCAACGATGGTCTGGACACCGGCCTCCCTTGCCCTGTCAATTAGTTCACCGAGTACTATGAGCTCCTGTACCTGGGCCCTGTCGGTTGAGTCTGCGATGGCACCGGCGCGCATGGCGTTGGCCATGGAGAGCACAAAGTCATGTTCCTTTGCAATCTCCAGTATGTAATCGAAGTTCTCATAGAGGGGGTTTTCCAGTCCATTCTCAACCATCCAGGCGGATACAAATGCGCCTCCCCTGCTCACAAGGCCACCCTCACGGCCCTGCCTTTTGAGCCTCCTCAGGGTTTCCCTGTTGACACTGCAGTGGATGGCCATGAAGTCTATACCATCCTTTGCCTGTTTCTCGATGGCCCTGAACATAACGTCCTCGTCCATGTATATGGAGGCTCCCTTTTCCCTTATGGTCTCAATGGCTGCCTGGTAGACAGGTACGCTTCCAACGGGTATGGGTGAGATGTCAAGGATTCTTCTCCTTATCTCATCCAGGTCCCCGCCAACTGAGAGCTCCATGAGGGTGTCTGCCCTGTTTTCAATTGCAATGCGGGCCTTCTCCTCCTCCATATCAAAGTCGACGATGTCTGTGGATGTTCCTATGGTGGCGTTGACCTTGGTCCTCAGACCGGCGCCTATACCGACAGCTGCAACCTCTTCACGGTTAAGGTTGCTTGGGATGGCTATTTTACCACTGGCAACTCCTCTTCTCACAAACTCTGGGGTGACGTTCTCTGCCTCCGCCACCGCTTTCATTTCATCTGTTATAACACCTTTTTTAGCTTCATCCATTTGAGTCATGTAATCACCCTTCTGGTTTGACCCTTAACCCGTGAGGGTATGATCTGGATCAGCGGAAATGAGATATATGGATATCATATTGATTGGTTCCATCCAGTTATAAAAACTACTGTTTCAGTCCCCGTTAATACTCTTAAGGAGTCTTTGATGTCTCCCCTATCGCCGGGACCATGGCTTGCTGCCTGCTACGCCTGGTGTATCATGTTTGTC harbors:
- the thiC gene encoding phosphomethylpyrimidine synthase is translated as MTQMDEAKKGVITDEMKAVAEAENVTPEFVRRGVASGKIAIPSNLNREEVAAVGIGAGLRTKVNATIGTSTDIVDFDMEEEKARIAIENRADTLMELSVGGDLDEIRRRILDISPIPVGSVPVYQAAIETIREKGASIYMDEDVMFRAIEKQAKDGIDFMAIHCSVNRETLRRLKRQGREGGLVSRGGAFVSAWMVENGLENPLYENFDYILEIAKEHDFVLSMANAMRAGAIADSTDRAQVQELIVLGELIDRAREAGVQTIVEGPGHIPLNEIKANVILQKKLCRGAPFYMLGPIVTDIGAGYDHIVSSIGAAASAAAGADFICYVTPAEHLALPYPDDVKEGVIATRIGAYVGDMVKGIHNGEKDLEMANARKKLNWEAQFDAAMCPAEARRIRDERPPEDPDTCTMCGEYCAVKIVNEWLDSADTRIFD